The Solibacillus sp. FSL W7-1436 genome window below encodes:
- a CDS encoding bifunctional adenosylcobinamide kinase/adenosylcobinamide-phosphate guanylyltransferase, giving the protein MIFITGGVRSGKSAFAEKYARQLGEKKTLYYVATGVSFDDEMKKRIIRHQQDRETQNINWNTVEMQVKVPVAIGQLSNEAVVLFECVTTWLSNVLYTYEQKNENSEFIDNCIESLQKQLLTWRKQGATIIVVSNEVLDELPSQYDEVNLYRKLLGELHQWIVQNSDEAYEVQFQLVQRWK; this is encoded by the coding sequence TTGATTTTTATAACCGGTGGTGTACGCAGCGGTAAAAGTGCTTTTGCAGAGAAATATGCAAGGCAATTAGGTGAGAAAAAGACGCTCTACTATGTCGCGACAGGCGTATCCTTTGATGATGAAATGAAAAAACGGATAATCCGCCATCAGCAGGACCGTGAAACTCAGAACATCAACTGGAACACAGTGGAAATGCAAGTCAAAGTTCCGGTAGCGATTGGACAGCTTTCCAACGAGGCAGTTGTGCTTTTTGAATGTGTGACAACATGGCTTTCGAATGTACTGTATACATATGAACAAAAAAATGAAAATAGCGAATTTATCGATAATTGTATCGAATCGCTGCAAAAGCAATTGCTAACTTGGCGGAAGCAAGGTGCTACAATAATAGTTGTATCAAATGAAGTGCTGGATGAATTGCCTTCACAATATGATGAGGTAAATTTATATCGTAAATTGTTGGGTGAGTTACATCAATGGATTGTCCAAAATAGTGATGAAGCATATGAAGTACAATTTCAGCTTGTACAGCGGTGGAAGTAA
- a CDS encoding sensor histidine kinase, which produces MIAFILRFFILVMVFATFAMNIFVFLLGQPQEETWRFLWENDDYSIPIVAVIAMIATTTSFFISLWISIALKMKENQMTRIVKKVAEPDFAQKFKKANGSLKKALRETNELIETQRTSLQRLSNEKVETNDAIVQERLLAERQRLARELHDSVSQQLFAASMLLSALTEQRQDEFAQKQLGQVEKIVQQAQLEMRALLLHLRPVALHNKSLAEGLEDLIVELQEKVYFNIDYQIEEIALSKAEEDHLFRIAQEALSNTLRHAKATEVELLLIARDQLAILRIQDNGLGFNMDGDKTTSYGLRNIAERAVEIGCTYKIVSVPDEGTIVEVKVPLKKEEQMND; this is translated from the coding sequence ATGATAGCATTTATTTTACGGTTCTTTATACTAGTGATGGTTTTTGCGACATTTGCTATGAATATTTTCGTATTCCTGCTCGGTCAGCCGCAGGAAGAGACGTGGCGTTTTTTGTGGGAAAACGATGATTATTCCATTCCGATTGTTGCCGTAATCGCCATGATCGCAACAACGACGAGCTTCTTTATTTCCTTATGGATATCGATCGCATTGAAAATGAAAGAAAATCAGATGACACGCATCGTGAAAAAAGTTGCGGAGCCTGATTTTGCACAAAAGTTCAAGAAAGCGAATGGCTCATTAAAAAAAGCCTTGCGCGAAACGAACGAATTAATCGAAACACAGCGCACATCATTACAGCGCCTTTCCAATGAAAAAGTGGAAACAAATGACGCCATCGTCCAGGAGCGGCTTCTTGCAGAACGTCAGCGGCTTGCACGCGAACTGCATGATTCTGTTTCCCAGCAGCTGTTTGCGGCATCCATGCTTCTGTCCGCGCTTACAGAACAGCGGCAGGATGAATTTGCACAAAAGCAGCTGGGGCAGGTGGAAAAAATCGTCCAACAGGCACAGCTCGAAATGCGCGCACTTCTCCTTCATTTGCGGCCTGTTGCCCTGCACAATAAAAGCTTGGCGGAAGGTTTAGAAGATCTGATTGTAGAATTACAGGAAAAAGTTTATTTCAATATTGATTACCAAATCGAAGAAATCGCATTATCAAAAGCGGAAGAAGATCATCTATTCCGTATTGCCCAGGAAGCTTTATCGAATACACTGCGCCATGCAAAAGCAACGGAAGTCGAACTGTTATTGATTGCGCGCGACCAGCTTGCGATTTTGCGCATTCAGGATAATGGGCTCGGTTTCAATATGGATGGAGATAAAACGACTTCTTACGGGCTGCGCAATATTGCCGAACGCGCTGTCGAAATTGGCTGCACGTATAAAATTGTCTCTGTACCGGATGAAGGAACAATTGTCGAAGTGAAAGTTCCGCTCAAAAAGGAGGAACAAATGAATGATTAA
- a CDS encoding bifunctional adenosylcobinamide kinase/adenosylcobinamide-phosphate guanylyltransferase, whose protein sequence is MYVILGGAHNGKRKYTEKLMEQLPAKERILCEGHLPKAENINENGRYIISNFEQIILPYLHEPEEKAARQIFEQLMQIAERAELFCICTDTSRGVVPLEKEARQLRDTCGRLYQKLCNEAQTVIRVWYGIPQILKGESHGQN, encoded by the coding sequence ATGTACGTTATTCTCGGAGGCGCACATAACGGTAAACGAAAATATACAGAAAAACTAATGGAACAGTTACCGGCAAAAGAACGGATTTTATGTGAAGGACATTTGCCGAAAGCGGAAAATATAAATGAAAACGGGCGCTACATAATCAGTAATTTTGAGCAGATCATTTTACCATATCTTCATGAACCGGAAGAAAAGGCTGCCCGGCAGATTTTCGAACAGTTGATGCAAATTGCAGAGCGGGCAGAACTGTTCTGTATTTGTACGGATACGAGCCGCGGCGTTGTACCGCTTGAAAAAGAGGCACGGCAATTAAGGGATACATGCGGCCGGTTATACCAGAAGCTTTGTAATGAGGCACAGACAGTTATTCGTGTATGGTACGGCATCCCACAAATTTTAAAAGGAGAGTCTCATGGACAAAACTAA
- a CDS encoding response regulator transcription factor, translating to MIKVVIVDDHEMVRIGVAAYLSAQPDIEVIGEATNGEEAIETVLALKPDIVLMDNVMPIKTGAEATAEILAQWPQAKVMIVTSFIDDDKLYPALEAGAVSYILKTSNAKQIADAIRKTMNGETVLEPEATTRVMARMRGTAPALHNHLTDREMEVLLCMARGLANQEIAEELFIALKTVKTHVSNILSKLEVQDRTQAVVYAFQNGLVK from the coding sequence ATGATTAAAGTTGTCATAGTAGATGATCACGAAATGGTTCGAATCGGGGTCGCCGCCTATTTATCGGCACAACCCGATATCGAAGTCATCGGCGAAGCGACAAACGGCGAGGAAGCGATTGAAACAGTATTGGCGCTAAAGCCGGATATTGTGCTGATGGACAATGTGATGCCGATCAAAACCGGTGCTGAAGCGACTGCCGAAATACTGGCACAATGGCCGCAAGCAAAAGTAATGATTGTCACAAGCTTTATCGATGACGATAAATTATACCCGGCACTTGAAGCAGGTGCTGTCAGCTATATACTGAAAACGAGCAATGCCAAGCAGATTGCCGATGCGATCCGGAAAACGATGAACGGGGAAACCGTTCTTGAGCCGGAAGCAACGACACGGGTAATGGCCCGTATGCGCGGAACGGCCCCCGCCCTGCACAACCATTTAACAGACCGGGAAATGGAAGTACTGTTATGTATGGCGCGCGGCCTTGCCAATCAGGAAATAGCAGAAGAACTGTTTATCGCATTAAAAACAGTGAAAACCCATGTCAGCAACATTTTAAGTAAACTCGAAGTGCAGGACCGCACACAGGCTGTCGTCTATGCATTTCAAAATGGCTTAGTAAAGTAA
- a CDS encoding iron ABC transporter substrate-binding protein, which translates to MKFLSWKGISIYLTIILFLLIFIQILDWNKGKDKEGQYAVELEKAYTDLVDFQTYIVNDEVQVDDNKHVLTMYEKNFQYQLSMFIDIFGNKKADDGDANLFDSYKQIDEALTAFYEAESAEQQGQAHEQLLDAKQSLFTILNDLK; encoded by the coding sequence ATGAAGTTTTTATCTTGGAAAGGTATTTCAATATACTTAACGATTATTTTATTTTTACTCATTTTTATTCAGATTCTGGACTGGAACAAAGGGAAAGACAAAGAGGGGCAATATGCGGTGGAGCTGGAAAAAGCTTATACGGATCTGGTTGATTTCCAAACGTATATTGTGAACGACGAAGTGCAGGTCGATGACAATAAGCATGTGCTGACGATGTATGAAAAAAACTTTCAATACCAGTTGAGCATGTTCATTGATATTTTCGGCAATAAAAAAGCAGATGACGGTGATGCGAATCTATTCGATTCCTATAAACAGATCGATGAGGCATTGACAGCATTTTATGAAGCGGAAAGCGCGGAACAGCAGGGGCAGGCACATGAGCAGCTGCTAGACGCGAAACAATCGCTGTTTACTATTTTGAATGATTTGAAATAA
- a CDS encoding flotillin family protein codes for MSGISGILIAVGVVVFLIVALVAVYIMKYRTAGPDEALIVTGSYLGSKNVHTDDSGNRIKIIRGGGTFVFPVFQQAKPLSLLSSKLEVTTPEVYTEQGVPVMADGTAIIKIGGSISEIATAAEQFLGKDKQERESEAREVLEGHLRSILGSMTVEEIYKNRDKFSQEVQRVASQDLAKMGLVIVSFTIKDVRDKNGYLDSLGKPRIAQVKRDADIATAEADKETRIKRAQAAQEAQQAELERATEIAEAEKNNQLKVAEYRREQDIAKARADQAYELESARAKQEVTEQEMQVQIIERQKQIELEEKEILRREKQYDSEVKKKADADRYAIEQNAEAQKRKELAQADAEKYRIETHAQAEAERIRLDGLAKADAERAQGTAEAEIIRLRGLAEAEAKEKIAEAFEQYGQAAVLDMIVKMLPEYAKQVASPLSNIDKITVVDTGGGTNGGAGKVTGYATDLMAGLQETLKASSGIDVKELIETYVGKNAFEKSAIASREDFSRVEEVLEK; via the coding sequence ATGTCAGGTATATCAGGAATTTTAATAGCAGTCGGGGTGGTCGTATTTCTAATTGTCGCGCTTGTAGCGGTCTATATTATGAAATATCGTACAGCCGGTCCGGATGAAGCATTAATCGTAACAGGCAGTTATTTAGGAAGCAAAAATGTACATACCGATGATTCAGGAAACCGCATTAAAATTATTCGCGGTGGTGGTACATTTGTATTCCCGGTTTTCCAGCAGGCAAAACCGCTTAGTCTACTTTCAAGTAAACTGGAAGTAACAACTCCGGAAGTCTATACAGAACAAGGTGTTCCTGTTATGGCTGATGGAACAGCAATCATCAAAATCGGTGGTTCAATTTCGGAAATCGCAACGGCTGCCGAGCAATTTTTAGGAAAAGACAAACAGGAACGCGAAAGTGAAGCACGCGAAGTACTGGAAGGTCACTTACGTTCGATTTTAGGTTCGATGACGGTGGAAGAAATTTATAAAAACCGTGATAAGTTCTCTCAGGAAGTACAACGTGTCGCATCCCAGGATTTAGCGAAAATGGGCTTGGTCATTGTATCATTTACAATTAAAGATGTTCGTGATAAAAACGGCTATTTGGATTCTCTAGGTAAGCCACGAATCGCTCAAGTGAAGCGCGATGCCGATATCGCAACGGCTGAAGCTGACAAGGAAACACGTATTAAACGTGCACAGGCAGCTCAGGAAGCGCAACAGGCAGAATTAGAGCGTGCTACTGAAATCGCGGAAGCAGAGAAAAACAATCAGTTAAAAGTAGCTGAATACCGCCGCGAGCAGGACATTGCTAAAGCCCGTGCCGACCAGGCGTACGAACTGGAATCTGCACGTGCGAAACAGGAAGTAACAGAACAGGAAATGCAAGTACAGATCATTGAGCGTCAAAAGCAAATTGAACTGGAAGAAAAAGAAATTCTGCGTCGTGAAAAGCAGTATGATTCAGAAGTTAAGAAAAAGGCTGATGCGGATCGTTACGCGATCGAACAGAACGCGGAAGCACAAAAACGTAAAGAGCTTGCACAGGCTGATGCGGAGAAATACCGTATCGAAACACACGCACAAGCTGAAGCTGAACGAATTCGTCTGGATGGTCTTGCGAAAGCAGATGCTGAGCGTGCACAAGGTACAGCTGAAGCAGAAATTATCCGTCTACGCGGTCTTGCAGAAGCAGAAGCGAAAGAGAAAATTGCTGAAGCGTTCGAACAATACGGTCAGGCAGCTGTCCTTGATATGATTGTGAAAATGTTACCGGAATACGCAAAACAAGTTGCGAGCCCACTTTCTAACATTGATAAGATTACAGTTGTCGATACAGGTGGCGGTACAAATGGCGGTGCCGGTAAAGTAACGGGTTATGCGACTGATTTGATGGCCGGCTTACAGGAAACATTAAAAGCATCTTCCGGTATCGATGTGAAAGAACTTATCGAAACATATGTCGGAAAAAATGCATTTGAAAAATCGGCTATCGCCTCTCGCGAAGACTTTTCACGAGTTGAAGAAGTCCTTGAAAAATAA
- the cobS gene encoding adenosylcobinamide-GDP ribazoletransferase, which yields MKNSWSGFLLAWQFFSAVPIKKQLDMNAKSVTWMYGFLPIVGLLIGSIISSGVFILSRYSEISELLLAILIVIGLIVLTGGLHLDGWIDMSDAFFSYGEKEKRLEILDDPRTGAFGVISVFCLLVLKIGVIYEMLLHGQLAIWPFLIFIPFIARMGMLLYFVTMKPAKEKGLAAYFKGIVIQNKLAVLIVVQCVLALVCWFYIGVFSLFISVVVMLIAIAIYRNWSKKHFGGVTGDLLGALGEGLEVVLWLTILLFI from the coding sequence TTGAAAAATAGTTGGAGCGGTTTTTTATTAGCGTGGCAGTTTTTTTCGGCAGTGCCGATTAAGAAACAGCTGGATATGAATGCCAAGTCTGTTACATGGATGTATGGATTTTTGCCGATTGTCGGATTGCTGATCGGATCCATAATTAGTAGTGGTGTATTCATACTATCTCGCTATAGTGAAATTTCGGAGCTGCTGTTGGCGATTTTGATTGTTATCGGGTTGATCGTCCTGACCGGGGGGCTGCATTTAGACGGGTGGATTGATATGAGCGATGCGTTCTTTTCCTACGGAGAAAAAGAGAAACGGCTGGAAATATTAGATGATCCACGTACAGGCGCTTTTGGGGTTATTAGTGTTTTTTGCTTACTCGTATTAAAAATCGGCGTTATTTACGAAATGCTGTTGCATGGGCAATTGGCGATTTGGCCGTTTTTAATCTTCATTCCCTTTATAGCGAGAATGGGGATGCTGTTATATTTTGTAACGATGAAGCCGGCAAAGGAAAAGGGGCTAGCTGCTTATTTTAAAGGAATCGTCATTCAAAATAAGCTTGCTGTATTAATCGTTGTTCAATGTGTCCTTGCACTGGTGTGCTGGTTTTACATTGGCGTTTTCAGCTTATTTATTTCAGTTGTAGTCATGCTGATTGCCATTGCAATTTACCGCAATTGGTCAAAGAAACATTTTGGCGGTGTAACAGGTGATTTACTCGGTGCACTCGGTGAAGGGTTGGAGGTAGTCCTATGGCTAACGATATTACTGTTCATTTAA
- a CDS encoding acyl-CoA dehydrogenase has product MTFTYENFAKDGTLTLLDPLFTLLLIFSALFIIVLLRFAINPKIMLFIGALIILLSAQLQSIGGILADELSLSSSPKNFYMFIAIAVIWVAMIVFAFVKDKKKKK; this is encoded by the coding sequence ATGACATTTACGTACGAAAACTTTGCAAAAGACGGAACACTCACATTACTGGACCCCCTCTTCACCTTGCTGCTGATCTTCTCAGCGTTGTTCATCATTGTGCTGCTGCGCTTTGCGATCAATCCTAAAATCATGTTATTTATTGGTGCGCTGATCATTTTATTAAGTGCCCAGTTGCAGTCGATTGGCGGAATTTTGGCGGATGAGTTGAGTTTATCCAGCTCCCCGAAAAACTTTTACATGTTTATAGCGATCGCCGTGATCTGGGTTGCGATGATCGTATTTGCGTTTGTGAAGGATAAGAAGAAGAAAAAGTAA
- a CDS encoding heme oxygenase, which produces MITVTNRIQVKKGFAEKMAPQFVQPGPLQEFEGFQKVEVLVSTQFEEYDEMSVVMYWDSKENFAVWRESDAFKQSHKRPSESEGAGHQGESPMLGSQIVIAEVAGTISK; this is translated from the coding sequence ATGATTACTGTTACAAACCGTATTCAAGTAAAAAAAGGATTTGCCGAAAAAATGGCCCCACAATTTGTACAACCAGGTCCATTACAGGAATTCGAAGGGTTCCAAAAAGTAGAAGTATTAGTTTCGACGCAATTTGAAGAGTATGATGAAATGAGCGTTGTCATGTACTGGGATTCAAAAGAAAACTTTGCTGTATGGCGTGAAAGTGATGCATTCAAACAATCACACAAACGTCCATCTGAAAGTGAAGGCGCAGGTCACCAAGGTGAATCGCCAATGCTAGGCTCACAAATCGTGATCGCCGAAGTTGCTGGCACTATCTCGAAATAA
- a CDS encoding branched-chain amino acid aminotransferase: MTTYQITTELSTNRKQKTPAEQLGFGKIFTDHMFVMDYEDGKGWHNATITPYAPITLSPAAMVFHYGQAVFEGLKAYMTEDGEVQLFRPDRNFQRLNSSNARLCIPPIDEDFALEALKELLRVDREWVPEAPGTSLYIRPFIIATESYLGVNPAKSYKFMIIMSPVGSYYKEGINPVKILVEQQYVRAVVGGTGEAKTAGNYASSLKGSEIAAEQGYSQTLWLDGRENKYVEEVGSMNIFFKISGKVITPALNGSILPGITRDSMIQVLKSKNIPIEERAIAFEEVVEAAKNGTLEEAFGTGTAAVISPVGELKWLDDIISVNNGEIGEVTQMLYDTLTGIQYGKVEDPFGWTVKI; the protein is encoded by the coding sequence ATGACAACATACCAAATTACAACTGAGTTATCAACAAATAGAAAACAAAAAACACCTGCAGAACAGCTTGGTTTTGGTAAGATTTTTACTGACCATATGTTTGTTATGGATTACGAAGATGGAAAAGGATGGCATAATGCGACAATTACACCATATGCTCCGATTACATTAAGTCCTGCTGCGATGGTATTCCACTATGGACAAGCAGTATTTGAAGGTCTGAAAGCCTATATGACAGAAGATGGTGAAGTTCAGTTATTCCGTCCGGACCGTAACTTCCAACGATTAAATTCTTCCAATGCACGCCTTTGCATTCCACCGATTGACGAGGATTTTGCACTGGAAGCATTAAAAGAATTACTACGGGTAGATCGTGAATGGGTTCCGGAAGCCCCAGGTACATCTCTTTATATCCGACCATTTATTATTGCAACAGAAAGCTATCTAGGTGTAAATCCTGCGAAAAGCTATAAATTTATGATCATCATGTCACCAGTTGGCTCTTATTATAAAGAAGGCATCAACCCGGTCAAAATTTTAGTTGAGCAGCAGTATGTACGCGCCGTAGTTGGCGGTACTGGTGAAGCAAAAACAGCCGGCAACTATGCGTCAAGCTTAAAAGGTTCAGAGATTGCTGCCGAGCAAGGCTATTCACAAACATTATGGCTGGACGGTAGGGAAAATAAATACGTAGAAGAAGTGGGCAGCATGAACATCTTCTTTAAAATTTCAGGAAAAGTAATCACTCCTGCATTAAACGGCAGTATTCTACCAGGGATTACTCGCGATTCAATGATTCAAGTATTAAAATCGAAAAATATTCCGATTGAAGAGCGTGCCATTGCTTTTGAAGAAGTTGTGGAAGCGGCTAAAAACGGCACATTGGAAGAGGCATTCGGTACAGGTACAGCAGCTGTCATTTCACCTGTAGGGGAGCTTAAGTGGCTGGATGATATCATTTCTGTCAACAACGGCGAAATCGGTGAAGTAACGCAAATGCTTTACGATACATTAACAGGCATCCAATACGGTAAAGTCGAAGATCCATTCGGCTGGACGGTTAAAATTTAA
- a CDS encoding O-linked GlcNAc transferase, which translates to MSNMEQYFYDGQFLKCYEEAKRQLKSGGNEVQATQFLKIFEKYEYEKFPKPTAQIPQSVERANESYPENDEVEQLRAIKDEQQFSEKVKQLEHDARTADAERKAQSFYVQGHLFLMAHHYDESVHCFMQAVKHHPNKALYYGIAGQTMNRFNWSPFDVMVYIERAIDMDPENARWYWNKALVLTQLYKDLNAEPFLENALIAIEKAIETCREDQVSLRSGIDSTLENLKEYLFN; encoded by the coding sequence ATGTCGAACATGGAGCAATATTTTTATGACGGACAGTTTTTAAAATGCTATGAAGAAGCAAAACGCCAGTTAAAAAGCGGCGGAAATGAAGTACAGGCTACGCAATTTTTAAAAATCTTCGAAAAATACGAGTATGAAAAATTCCCGAAGCCGACTGCACAGATTCCGCAAAGCGTGGAACGTGCAAATGAAAGCTATCCGGAAAATGATGAGGTTGAACAACTGCGGGCAATCAAAGATGAACAGCAGTTTTCGGAAAAAGTGAAACAGCTGGAACACGATGCCCGGACAGCGGATGCTGAACGGAAAGCACAGTCGTTTTATGTACAGGGCCATCTTTTTTTAATGGCGCACCATTATGATGAAAGTGTGCACTGCTTTATGCAAGCGGTGAAACATCATCCAAACAAGGCATTGTATTACGGAATTGCAGGCCAGACGATGAACCGCTTTAACTGGTCGCCGTTTGATGTGATGGTCTATATTGAGCGGGCGATCGACATGGATCCGGAAAATGCAAGATGGTACTGGAATAAGGCACTTGTTTTAACGCAGCTGTACAAAGATTTGAATGCCGAGCCGTTTTTGGAAAATGCTTTAATTGCTATTGAAAAAGCAATCGAGACATGCCGCGAAGATCAAGTATCGCTGCGTTCAGGCATTGATTCAACATTGGAAAATTTGAAGGAATATCTTTTCAATTAA
- a CDS encoding ECF transporter S component, producing MDKTKLRLIILTALIASICVIGSFIKVPVGIVGTAALDSAPALISAIFLPPVFAGAAGALGHIATGLTSGFPLGILHLLIAVEMFIIVAVFAMMHQKGQHILKWIFVIVANGVIAPIPFYFIISPAFYIGSIASLTIATAVNCLIAIIVMPVLKKVVQQAGVNV from the coding sequence ATGGACAAAACTAAATTACGTTTAATTATTTTAACAGCATTAATTGCGTCAATTTGCGTGATCGGGAGTTTTATTAAAGTGCCGGTGGGGATTGTCGGAACAGCCGCACTCGATTCTGCTCCCGCTCTCATAAGCGCAATCTTTTTACCGCCCGTGTTTGCCGGCGCGGCAGGAGCACTCGGTCATATCGCGACAGGTTTGACATCCGGTTTTCCGCTCGGCATTTTACATCTTTTAATTGCAGTAGAAATGTTTATCATCGTTGCGGTTTTTGCGATGATGCATCAAAAAGGCCAACATATTTTAAAATGGATCTTTGTAATTGTCGCAAATGGTGTCATTGCACCGATTCCGTTTTATTTTATTATTTCTCCGGCATTTTACATCGGCTCGATTGCCTCACTAACAATCGCGACAGCTGTAAACTGTCTCATAGCGATCATTGTTATGCCGGTATTGAAAAAGGTCGTCCAGCAGGCAGGGGTTAATGTATGA
- a CDS encoding bifunctional metallophosphatase/5'-nucleotidase, which produces MKFTIIATSDIHGHTERFSQLAQMISARQPDLLIDNGDFLHGSHLSYYYDYVVQKQHPQIELANTLGYDVAVFGNHEFNYSPEKIQAIRTDTNFPWIAANIHGFAEPYFIKEINGLRIAVIGVVTHFTKNWDECESTKHLDFENAFESAKKTVKHVRDAEQAQLVILSYHGGFERDLSSGHLIDLEQGENEGYRMLHEIEGIDILITGHQHLEIATVQNGVAVVQPGANAYCFAQIDVTVEHGTFSFEPSIVHAESTLKMQSFPEFNTWKKQQIGTANAVLTYPDFFAPRTKMTAYTQLLHDMQLHYTGAQISVIELPYHPQGGFPEKITREHVLHNLPRANRLLVIQMTGSEIRRAIEQSAAVFALNDKGEIDFSMAVHYPEPQPYVYDLWGGIDYTIDLSQQTGQRVTKLTFEGSTIKENEIFEVAFNSYRATGAHQMQMFKKQPVREAGKFIPDLMMEYIKQHSPLAVKIKNDFQMK; this is translated from the coding sequence ATGAAATTTACTATTATTGCGACGAGCGATATCCATGGACATACCGAACGCTTTTCACAGCTTGCGCAAATGATTTCCGCCAGACAGCCCGATTTGTTGATCGATAACGGCGATTTTTTGCACGGAAGTCATTTAAGCTATTATTACGATTATGTTGTCCAAAAACAGCACCCGCAAATCGAACTTGCAAACACACTCGGCTATGATGTTGCAGTTTTCGGCAATCATGAGTTCAACTATTCTCCCGAAAAAATCCAGGCGATCCGCACCGACACCAATTTCCCCTGGATTGCCGCCAATATTCACGGGTTTGCCGAACCATATTTTATTAAAGAAATAAACGGTCTGCGCATTGCTGTCATAGGGGTCGTGACGCACTTCACAAAAAACTGGGATGAATGTGAATCGACAAAGCATCTGGACTTCGAAAACGCATTTGAAAGCGCAAAAAAAACCGTTAAGCACGTCCGCGATGCTGAACAGGCACAGCTTGTCATTTTAAGCTATCACGGCGGATTTGAACGCGATCTTTCTAGCGGTCACCTAATAGATCTGGAACAAGGCGAAAATGAAGGCTACCGTATGCTTCATGAAATAGAAGGCATTGACATACTCATTACCGGTCATCAGCACCTGGAAATTGCCACAGTGCAAAACGGTGTTGCTGTCGTGCAACCTGGAGCAAATGCATATTGCTTTGCGCAGATTGATGTCACTGTGGAGCACGGAACATTTTCTTTTGAACCATCAATCGTCCATGCAGAATCCACATTAAAAATGCAGTCTTTTCCAGAGTTTAATACGTGGAAAAAACAGCAAATCGGAACAGCAAATGCAGTACTGACTTATCCGGACTTTTTTGCACCCCGTACAAAAATGACTGCCTATACACAACTGCTCCATGATATGCAGCTCCATTACACGGGTGCCCAAATTTCGGTCATTGAACTGCCCTATCATCCACAGGGCGGCTTTCCGGAAAAAATAACCCGTGAGCATGTTTTACATAATCTTCCCCGGGCTAACCGGTTACTCGTCATACAAATGACCGGATCTGAAATCCGCCGGGCGATCGAACAAAGTGCCGCTGTCTTTGCGCTAAACGATAAAGGCGAAATCGATTTTAGTATGGCCGTGCACTATCCGGAGCCGCAGCCGTATGTTTATGATTTGTGGGGTGGCATTGATTACACAATTGATCTGTCTCAACAAACAGGCCAGCGTGTCACGAAGCTGACATTTGAAGGAAGCACCATTAAGGAAAATGAGATTTTTGAAGTTGCCTTCAATAGTTACCGTGCAACAGGTGCGCACCAAATGCAGATGTTTAAAAAACAGCCTGTCCGTGAAGCCGGTAAATTCATCCCCGATTTAATGATGGAATACATAAAACAGCACAGTCCATTAGCCGTTAAGATCAAAAATGATTTCCAAATGAAATAG
- a CDS encoding histidine phosphatase family protein, with the protein MANDITVHLIRHEKTQANVERKYIGWTDEPILKQVVSEIDLQPAKVYGSDMRRCRETAKCYFPKAEFIASPDLRELHFGDFEMCTYEQLQHNATYRAWIDDPLKNPIPNGETFTRFKQRVLDGFHGIVKEQKEYTFIVHGGVIRLLLAVYGMKEQSFQQTVANHRTIYTLGWNTLDELIGGARCTLFSEAHITVNENIQKN; encoded by the coding sequence ATGGCTAACGATATTACTGTTCATTTAATCAGGCACGAAAAAACGCAAGCAAATGTGGAGCGCAAGTATATTGGCTGGACAGATGAGCCGATCTTGAAACAAGTAGTATCGGAGATCGATCTACAGCCTGCTAAAGTTTATGGAAGCGATATGCGGAGATGCCGTGAAACTGCAAAATGTTATTTCCCTAAAGCCGAATTTATCGCTTCTCCAGATTTACGCGAACTGCATTTTGGTGATTTTGAAATGTGTACATATGAACAATTGCAGCATAATGCAACATACCGCGCTTGGATTGATGACCCGCTTAAAAATCCGATACCAAACGGAGAAACCTTTACCCGATTCAAGCAGCGCGTATTGGATGGCTTTCATGGCATTGTAAAGGAACAGAAAGAATATACGTTCATCGTACATGGGGGAGTAATTCGGTTATTACTCGCCGTTTATGGAATGAAGGAACAATCCTTTCAGCAAACAGTGGCCAATCATCGCACGATCTATACACTTGGCTGGAATACGCTAGATGAACTTATAGGAGGTGCGAGATGTACGTTATTCTCGGAGGCGCACATAACGGTAAACGAAAATATACAGAAAAACTAA